The following DNA comes from Papaver somniferum cultivar HN1 chromosome 4, ASM357369v1, whole genome shotgun sequence.
AcatggctctaacacgaggaaaactcAGCATGTGTCTCGCCCATctagagaatttttctaaaggccgtcgagaaagcttgaataaTATAATCGACGCAAGGAAAAGTCCtagttcaagacaaaatcgaataacTGCTCGAGGAGTCACTAGTTTCTTCTAAACAAcctctctgggatttatcagaaggagAAATGCTGGGGATTGATGACGTTTTTCAGTTCTCTGTTGAACCgcgaaaaatgcatcatctatgtttcgAACGTTTTTGAGCCcatgagtttcttcttcttcttcaccagaagaagtctcatccatacatgtattGTCTCCGGAGGCATCATTTTCctgggagtcagacatccttgcgaagtagctgtaatgtgcacaaagcattctacttcagtatatcatcaTACAAGGtgcaaacttcgacaatatgatggaGTTATATGACCTGACAATAAAATATTCATGCaagcatctacaaaaatggtaatccttaactcttacctctttacaattccaccagcagtgattgtgatataagagttaacactccaaaattagtttgttccttgaaacctgcaataacgaacaaagctTTTATTATTCGAAAATCGAAactgaattttcataaaatcatgaacataatctGCATAGTATGATTCACAACTGAGCTACGAAACTTACAccagacaatatttcatcataaataaattgtctaaatttcgagggttactcaaaacccatgttttaataattgacgtgaataattcacgtaaaattttcaaattttctaTTTGCTCATGTAAATAGATATATAACATAATattacagaaaaagaaaaaaatctcttttccttcgtatgatTGTTTTTCTTCGAAACGAAGGTTTCTTTCGGGTTTGTGAAAAAGCTCacatcttttaagataaagttttggtttccatgaaagctcataaaaaaaaattatcactggacacaagtatattttaaaataaaaatctctctcaagttagggattattgctagtctattgaactaatgatcgaacaAACATACATTTagtaaaataaggattttttctacaaaactcacgctcacatatacacatgtataaaattttaacatgatcaaagcatgaacaactcatgaaatcagcaagcaaattttttttttttttttacctggtcggtgccggccggaaTATGGCCGGACAGCACCGGCGATCAGCAAATCTGACGATTTTTCTCCTGCTTCCTTCTGAGCTCAggcgtgaagatgatgaaggaaggaaggtgGTGGTTGGCCGTGAAGGTGAAAAAAAAGgggttaatcccttttatatcaaaatttatttccaaaacctaatttcacaaggatttccttatttgggcccggcccgtgaatcctaaaccgaccaaggttccaccatcaaatcagaTATTCTACACTAATTTATGCTcgttggatgacgctctattattccACTGGGGTTTTtattcaaaccatggtttgctcattcagtcaaaaatccggtaacgtcttatcttatgactaagttcaattacttattttgtttgtaactggaaaatcaccattcagtgttgactgaggaacatgactgtccctcaataagcaggggacttaatgtagatggtggattttcgacaaaggttaaaatcgtaaaaccataattgtggTACTCaagatccaacaatcagatgagtattgaggctcatgtctctcattgaagcatgaaagctcatgccacaaaaatctctgactgagaatgctgtctctcagagtatatgtagatgtgtagtctctcagctgaggaaacgacacatctcataaatactgagaaaattcagtaattaattctatatagaatcgaatgattggacggcttCTAGAAAGCtagcctgctagtataaagcaacaatgtcttcaggatgcaacaatgttttccctgactatataaagaaaatatgacgtttcaacaagctcgtaTCTCTCAATtgtcagataattaatgctcctagacagcatgcctgctagtataaagccatcaattaattatctgtaatcgttaactgaatattcaacaatattctacgatttttcttaatattttgtcacttcaatttgtggttcttcccagcagaactccacaggttagtgataaatattcaacgtacaggcatctaagcaactatcgagtaagccctgattaaaatggtgcaagtgtactcagcaataatgcacaaacgagcacctgaatgcgcaaacgagcatttcaaaacacgaaggaacgatgaacctatgcaaaataagaagaaaaataataataataaagtattggcaaaggcgctaggggaatgggatcaccagccggccagtcacgccgtggccagtcctagtcccacgcccaattttatattttatcatgttttattatttttccatgatctcatgaaaatcctttcatttgagaaaatctccttcgtttcaaggaaattccctagtctcatggtatttccttatgtcagagaaataataaaaattaggaaaggtgtcgtgggaccaagctaactagtcggccggccatgccctagccgtggccggttccacaccttatggttccttattatttttattatttccctcatcccatgaaaattccctgatttcatgatatttccctaaacccatgaaaaataatgtaaaattagggaaactcgtgggaccgggccctagtcggccggtcatgccctagccggtcccacacgccccttactttattattattattttttatgtttcctcatctcatggaaactccctgatttcaacaaaatccttggtttcaacaaacctcttgattttatgatatttccctaaaatcatgaaaaatattataaaattgggaagagtgccttgggaccgtgcccattggtcggccggccatgccctggccatagtcggtcccacacttcatcatttcctattttattattattattattatttccctaatctcatggaaattccttaatctcatgaaattcttcagtttcatggtatttccctcacatcagggaaaatacataaaattgggaaaagtgctgcaggaccgagcttgctagctggatgGCCACTccttagccgtggacggtcccacaccttgcaatctcatattttattaattatttttcatcatctcatgaatatttcctagtttcagcaaaaccctggatccttcatattttctcaaaatgttgctcaaacacgcactggaaaatatcgaaactctcagaactgatacacggacattatggtgacacgtgcatgtacccttgaccgaccaaggctggccctaaggcttgcaaatatccggtcccgcatgttttaataattttgacctaatttgctcaattgctcatattaggtccaaactcttttcgaacaacttggagtttgttcaAATGACCATCAGcttgtcccacgaccaccaagggccggtcttatgccctcttggttggtccctTATCTCTtcataactaggttttattacctaatgctcacacgagcattattttaataaatgactaaaccagcatttaatcatcctttcatcaactggtcttcaagagactttggtatttttctcatttgAGCATCCGGGGGATACacggtcgactcatcatcccatgtagccggtccctgcttcactctgtggttgattgtcaataaatcatcaattaatcaaaaattagggttttgaatccagagctctgcaaaaatataattctgagcagattcaaatactaataattttacgttgatcccatgatcaacacttttattattatactcggcctaacagtcagtatcttaaagtAATGTTAAAtttggtcctgccaccaacaattcattagATGAGCAACATtcactcagactagcaatattttctcggACTAAGGAATATTGAATCAATTATCAATATTTCAATAATTCAGCAACACAATTTGCTCgcctcaggttatcaacatttattcgaaaatgatacctttgtctcaacagacatgttcaattcatgagtctcagaacatttataagttatgttcaactcagcaatacaaggactcatcgtcccataaagtcagcaactgactaactaaatactcACGAGATattaatcgtgtcacatggggggatattaactagggttttggtatggcggtctacggcacgtgtgttcatacatacgacgagaatgtgagcaagtcgtgcaatcagttggaggagttagcaaagtagtgggtggaaagttaaccaagtatccgcacgatgagcaactggtttcaacacgattttccacttccccagtatttgactccagcaactgtcacacttcattggatcatggtgttttcaattcagaaaTATAAAAGGCCTATCAATCATGATTGagacagacaagaatttctcgacaagttcatacagacaatctttcgtctacacgaactcatcgtcggagcaatcactctcaactgagtaaattcaatcattcagaactttcttacgcagaatacacaacacacctacaatctcgatcaccattgatctcacacatttctcagcttccctcctacagatcaaaccatcctctcttgtgaccgaattgactctggaacggccattgtcttggtttaggccggagtcctacagattgatctctcgaacttaaagcactcccttcttgcagtacatctgtgtgaagttgagcattttctcggttcaaggaatctcctccgcacggtcatctcctcaattccgtaaaaaccagcaaatcgtttttccccatctacagttacAACAAAGTTTTTCTTCAAATATTGTCTCTACAATCTCATCAATCCAGATTAGTGGAAAGAAGAACCGAGAAATATGTTTTGTTGGGCGAAATCTAATTTTGTCATTTGTGTGGAAGATTATTCAATAACTTCCGTTATAAAAATTCGAATACCAGACTGATTTTGATACAACTTCTTCTTTGATGGAGGAGACAAAGATGTATGATTTGGAAATTAATTTGAAGAAAAATTTCATTCTTACTGAAGTGATAATTGAGGGGGATGTAATCAATAGTCAACAAACCGGTTTTAGGAATTATCAAGATATGATTTGGAGCATCAAATTTCTCACTTGTAGGATCAAGATCTCTGTTAGTCTCTTCCATATCATTTGGTTCTTTGTAATCTCAAAAAATTCAAATTATGTTGCACGCTTAATGTGTCAATATGCAATGTATCATGATCAAACAAGAGGATGCGCCTATCTACCACCTCTTCTACGTAATCCCTGAAACCTCAATTTCAACGAGTCAATTTCCACGTAAATAAAATCCCCCTTGCTTCCTTCGAAAAAGAATAAATTATCGACGGCTTGAATgtgttgttttgtttttccttGGAAATTAAAAGTACAGTAGACGCTTTCAAAACCTTCCATAACTCTTAATAACACGCAGTAGAACGACCAAAAATCTTCCCCAAATTAAAACCCTAAAGGAACATGTCAGAGTTACagccaccaccacctccgccacCCCCTCCACCCCTAGGATCCATAAATGGGCTAGTACTAGGATCAAGAGAAggaattaccaccaccaccataacaacaacagcagcagcaacagttgGAATTCCTCTATCTTCAGACAGACAGCTACAGCAGCAACAATCTTTAGGTACAAAGCGACAACGAAGACCAAGTGTAAGATTAGGTGATATAGGAGATCATAatcaaacagcagcaacaacacatTCTTACGAATCTTATctaagaagaacaacaaaacaaCAATGGAAAGATCATAATAGTAATACTCATAACAATTTCTCATATCGTCATCCTTCTCATTTTCTTAAAGATCCTAAATCATCAAAGACCAGACCTTTAACCAATTTAACCAATGCAGAAGAAACCTTTGATGGTGGTGATGGAAAGTTGAACAAACCTAGAAGAAGTGGGGTTAAAAGGGTTCGATCCAATTGGGTATCTAATGATGGAATTAGAGACTTGGATGACAATTCTGATACCCCTTTGAAGGAATTAGGTGTAActagcccaattcaatcaattgaagaaaaccctaggaaacaaaTTAGGGGTTCTAGGATTGGGGAAtcggatggtgatgatgatgacgataATGATGAGACGCCGCGGTTTATTATCGAAGATGGTGTTCAGAATTGGCTTAATGGATTGGGATTAGGAAGGTATGGACCTGTTTTTGAAATACATGAAGTGGATGAAGAAGTGTTGCCATTGTTAACATTGGATGATCTTAAAGATATGGGTATTAATGCTGTTGGTTCAAGGAGGAAAATGTATTGCGCGATTGAAAAGCTTGGAAAAGGTTTTTCTTGAGGTACTCTAATCTTAGTTCCTTGTAGTTTTCAAATTATAATGGTCATCTATTTTTGTTCTTGTACTTTGTATACTTGTCGCAGCAGCACCAGTAGTATTAGGTCTAGCGCGATTTCTTGTGAATTAGTTGTACTAGAACAATGAATGTTGATGATATAGAATTCTGCTTTTGACTTCTCACATTAGTTGTGATGTTATGGAATTGAAGGCTAAAAAAAGAAATCGATTTTGTCAACTGTAATGTATTTGTGGTAGTTCTGACTTTAATTTTGCAATTAAATGAAAGAACGAAAATATCGCAAGCATTTGAATAGAAACTTTATGAGAAAAATTGTGATTGTCTTTTTCTTTAGTGTTCTAGTGAAAATTTATGGATGGTTCAGCTTTTTGATAGTGAGCTTTCCCCGTTTGTATAGACATGACATAGAAAATTAGAATTAGGAAATTGAACATAGAACATGGCTTGTTTTTGTGCTACTTAACACCTTCAGTTAATCTCAATAAGAATTGAGTTAATGATGCTCTTAGTCACTCAGATCAAAAGTGTGATTAGAAATTAAGCCTTTTACCCTGTATCTTCAAAATGATTCCATGGCCGGAAGTACTAATTAACCAAAGTAGTCTGTAACAAATCACAGAGCGGCTAAAAAACAAGTGGTATCAGTGTCAATATCTGAACTAGGCTCCATTTTGCAGTTGTTTAAGTCCAATTTTGTAATTGTATTTGTGGACTTAATGTAGCCAATTATATTTTGGCCATCCTCCTAAGTTGTATCCTTGTCAGAATCAGGACCCGAGATTAAATAAAAAGTAAATTACTGCCGACCCTTCAGTATTACTCTCTACTCCGTAGTACGAGAGTCTCCCTGAATCTTGATCTTCTTTCAGAACTTTTACGAATAAATTCCATTCCAAGTAGGATTCCTGTTCTCTTACCAACCTTATACTCCCTGCCCTTTGGCATTTCTATTTGCGGTTAGTTAGCTGTATGTAACACTACATTAAGTTTTCAGTAGTTATTTGGTAGTGAAGTGTAAATACATTAACCAATTCTGACAAACATTGTGCTTGTGTTTTCTCAGCTGTGGTGTATTTGTGGCAGTTCTCATTTAATATGCAGTTTACATGGAAGAATGAACAATATCGCGAGCATTAGAAATAGAAACTTATGAGATTTATGTAGTTTATCTTTGGTTTTATCTTTTTGTGAGATGTATTACATTGACATCAATTGCTAGCTAGTTTTAGACAAGAATCACTCTTGATTGTGTGGGTTCTCTACTATACATAAAACATTGTCTTCTTTCATGCTCCTTAATACCTTCAGCTGCTCCTTATAATTTGGGGGAAGGATACACTTGGACATTTGCATCGAAAGTATAATGGATAATTAAGCCATTCTACTCTGCATGTTGTAGGATAACTCTAGTTGAGAGTGCAAATTAACCAAGTTAGTAACTATTCGCAGAGCGGCAGAAACAGTAGTGTCTGCCTCACCATCTGAACTAGGCTCCATTTCTTAGTTTGGCCGTCCTCTTAAGTCTTGTTATGTCCGAACCAAACTGAGAAGAGGCAAATAACTAAAACAGATAGGCAAATTAAATTGATAAGCGTCTATCCTCCTGTAGTGCCCTCTAATATGAGAATCATCTTGTAGATATAAATCCCAGAATCTTGATCTTCTTTTGAACTCTTCTTGAATTAACTCTTTACTAGTTTACTTTTGTATTAGCTGTATCCTGTATGGAACTTCACATAAGTTTGCAGTTCTTCTGCGGTAATGATTAGTGCAATTATATTCACCATTTCTGGCAAACATTCTATTTGCTGAACTTTGTATTGTATGAAAGTTCTATCCTTTGTTGTTTTCCTTCTTTTCCATCTCCAGTTTCTGTGATGTATCTTGGGCAGTTAACCTATGTCCAGTTACCAGCCAATACATGCTTTTGCTTTTAAACTTGTGATTGCAGTTACGATGGGTTTTGAAATTCAATTGAATGATACAGCCCTTAAAATGGCATTAAGGTGCACTGGTATATTATAGTTCTTCACTCCCTCGATCTACATTCAATTTGCTTGTGGATTTGGTTAATACTTGTATAAATAAATGATACAGACGGAGGCAGGGGCGGAGCCAGAATTCTAGAAACGGGTGGGCAAGTTACCAATCAGTGCACATTTGAGGGATGCAAAAGTGTTAAAATGGCTAAAATGGAGGGAAATTCGTTTAAATTAGGCTTGGAATCTCACATTTGAGGGGGTGCAATTGCACACCCACCTCTCAATGTGGCTCTGCCCCTGGCAGGAGGTTCATTCAGGTGTCGGGGTAATATGATGTCGTGGTGTTGCCATTTCTATACTCCTGAACGTATAGGATGCCCCATGGTCTCCGTGATACGCCTCATCAATGTTGACATCCTCATTATAGTAATTACCAGTCCAACTGTGTCCTTGCCAAGTTCTCAAGGTTTCTTTGGGTCGGAGAAAACTGACAGCAACAACTGAGGAGTAGGATTTAGGAAATATGCAGGCATGCAAGTAGGCTAGGTTAAAATTCCATTAGCATCAGAATTTTTCCCGACTTGTTTGTAACTTCGTTACTAGATGTTTGGGCTTCTAACTCGGAACCAATTGGTACTAGATGAATGCTAGAGTTATGGGCAATGTGAGACTATATCTAGTCAGGTTTTTGCGGTACAGTCCACGAGTCATGTTTTTGCAGTTCAGTCCATGAATGGTTACATAAAATTAATCCGAACATATGACGAAGCTAATACATACGGTGGAATTTGGAAagaatctataatacaaaacagcatGGGTTTTTGAGTTTGGACGgatggataacattttgagagacaaacatgtGATCCGACCATCCAGTCCCATCCCAGCTAAAGAAATCTAGCAGATGTGGTGTTTGTAACCTCCTtccattatgcaaatattaattaCCCTCTTAATAAACTGAAAAAATAAATACGCCATTAAAAAAATAAACTGAAAAAGTAAATGTTCCAACcatagaaaattaaaagaaaataaactttGACGGATAACTTTAAAAAACTAAATTAGATATCATTTAATAACTTTCAAAATACAAACAATTATTCTTTTATATTTTAATAGTAAATATATCTATGTTATCTTATTTCTAAAAAAGATGAGTCAATAAGATCatagaaaactaataaaaataattttcattgtactcattgcgtaaagggaagaataaaaaaataaaaataatgattttGGATATACTTAATGTACAAATGGAACAATAAGtaacgaatatatatatatatatccaaaaaATGACTCACCAAAAATTTAATCTTATGCCACgggcctaattttaattttagcaaTCAAATAAGCTTATTTTCATCAtcctgcaaaaaaaataaaataaattccgaTGTAAAATCCAAAGGCACAAAGAACTTTAGAATAATTTTCTAGCAtctataataaatttattttcgaATGAGACATTTAACCAATCGAAAGATGAACATGTTTTCATCCATATCAATTCTAGCATTCTTGAGAACATTTGAGCATTCTTGATCATGATCGCGGCTATCTTTGCATCAGATTTTAATGCCATGAAAAAATCTGAACAAACAAAAAGAagttaaattcaaaaaaaaaaaaaaaaaaaatcttgatcaaGCAATTGAAAAATAGAGATAACACATATACATGTATAGAAACTAAATGGTGGAACCTGAttccaagaaaaagaagaatgaaaCTTATGAGCTTCCATGACATTTACACACTTACTAGAGTAAAACTTATAAATGAATCAGCCTCCAAACTCATGATATGGaatcattatttatttattttgaaacgTTTAATGTCTTTTGatggaatcaattttttttttctcttttggtgatacaacacaaacaaaaatgaaataatCTCAAAAAGGAaacgttacaaaaaaaaatcatcataatTGGAGCTAAAATTTAGGCCATGCACCGGGTTTTTAAGGTATACAGTTCAACTTTTTCATTTTTTGATTAGACCACAAAAAAATTCTCCTCCTCTTTTAATTCTACTAATTTTTTTTTCAGTTGCTTTGGATCTTCTATTTACTCCCCCATTATCCTCCCATGATTAAGAGAATTACTTACCATATATAAGTTAAAACCATCCATGGTCCAAGGTCTTCATGCAACGAAAAGGATGCTCCTTTAGGACTAGCATATAAcccattccaaaagaaaaaacgTTGACAAAATTAAATGTGTcattaattacaattattaatgAATCGTGTATAAATAAAGGAGTGTATATCTTCAGCCATACACATTCACTCATTCCAAATTAATTTGTTGGTGAAATTTTTAGCTTAAGaatatcaacatgtcaaacatgaTTAGCTGCAGCCCTACAAAAACCgttgcccaaaacgtgtttgcttccTTTTCGAGAATGCATGATTGCGATGAAAACAAACCTAGAGTCCTTAGGTTTCGTGTTGCAAgaaaatgggaagagattgatttcATGACGACCAACGAAGTAACTATTTTGGATTTACTAATGATTGACGAAAACGTGAGTATATTGCTATTTCGATCTGAATCAAACTATATATTAGTATTTTTGTAAGAATAAAATATTAGTCATGCCTTCTAATCAATTTTTACATCCTACACAGGGAGCCCACTAAACAGAATGGGTTTTTGAATTTGTACGaatggataacattttgagagacaaacattgCATCCGACTATCCCAATCTTAGACATCCGACGGATATGAAAGTTATAACCTATTTTGTTATGAATTTCAATTGATTGGTTCCTTCATGATTAGGGTCATAAAACTCCATACTATGAATGTACATTGCTTGCATCTTttcatttaaataaaataaatgcaATACGAATTTCTTTAAACAGTATCTTTATGTCTTTTATGATTATAAACACaacaaaatttattattattttttttacaaaaatcaGGTAAGCTTTGTTGATAAAGTAaaatttatgaaaataaaatacttTGGTCGGAGTTTTTCTATTAATCATGTTACGCCCTCTCTCATTTTGTATGATTCTAGGAAGCAACTAGAGGTGGATCAAAAAGTTACTTTTCAAGATAAAATTAATAACACGGAaggtttttttttatcaaataaacCAGATATCAactatttacattttttttattcaGTAAAATGAATTGGTATTAAAATGCCAAGGATTTGTTAAATGGATTGATGATATAATCTTAAAGATATTGCAAATTAATCCAAGTTTGATGAGTTTATTCGGTTTTGGTGTAGgtcatcaaaaattaaaataatataacACGATAAAACAATTTGACTAGCAAGATTTAATTTTAGTAATTACTCTTAAATCAACTGCACTGTAAACCAACTTTAAAATTATTTATATCTAACTTTCAGGTTCATAATTTTTATATGTGGAATTCAGCCTAACATATTTCGAGATCTAATTAAATATAATCGTTAATTAAATACATGTCGAATTACT
Coding sequences within:
- the LOC113362791 gene encoding uncharacterized protein LOC113362791, with the translated sequence MSELQPPPPPPPPPPLGSINGLVLGSREGITTTTITTTAAATVGIPLSSDRQLQQQQSLGTKRQRRPSVRLGDIGDHNQTAATTHSYESYLRRTTKQQWKDHNSNTHNNFSYRHPSHFLKDPKSSKTRPLTNLTNAEETFDGGDGKLNKPRRSGVKRVRSNWVSNDGIRDLDDNSDTPLKELGVTSPIQSIEENPRKQIRGSRIGESDGDDDDDNDETPRFIIEDGVQNWLNGLGLGRYGPVFEIHEVDEEVLPLLTLDDLKDMGINAVGSRRKMYCAIEKLGKGFS